One window of the Cohnella hashimotonis genome contains the following:
- a CDS encoding UTRA domain-containing protein — MKLNVSNQNPLYLQLKQIIKEDIARGVYKAGQKLPPEAEIGKTYGVSRITVRRAITDLVEEGVLHSQQGKGSYVRELKEKRELISVGSFSDMTTASGKTPSNQILSNMIIGADEKLAETFRIAVGDSVLKLNRLLFIDNEPFIIETSYFPLAQMPDLEKYIAASSSTYQILKSKYGIEPAYSDKTLEVVLASDYESGLFQCDRGTPLYLIDKVTYDKHDRPLHYSQSQYLTSKVIFTIHTGKRGPE; from the coding sequence ATGAAATTAAACGTGTCCAATCAAAATCCGCTGTACTTGCAACTCAAGCAAATTATTAAGGAGGATATAGCGAGAGGCGTGTACAAGGCAGGACAGAAGCTGCCGCCCGAAGCGGAGATCGGGAAGACGTACGGCGTAAGCCGGATCACCGTGCGGCGGGCGATTACCGATCTGGTGGAGGAGGGCGTGCTGCACAGCCAGCAGGGCAAGGGCAGCTACGTGCGCGAGCTGAAGGAGAAGCGGGAGCTCATCTCGGTCGGCAGCTTTTCCGACATGACGACGGCTTCGGGCAAGACCCCGAGCAATCAGATCCTGTCCAACATGATCATCGGCGCGGACGAAAAGCTCGCAGAGACGTTCCGCATTGCGGTCGGAGATTCCGTGCTCAAGCTGAACCGACTGCTTTTCATCGACAATGAGCCGTTTATCATCGAGACTTCGTACTTCCCGCTCGCGCAAATGCCGGATTTGGAAAAGTATATAGCCGCTTCCTCGTCCACCTACCAGATTCTAAAAAGCAAGTACGGCATCGAGCCGGCGTATTCCGACAAGACGCTTGAGGTGGTGTTGGCTTCGGACTATGAGTCGGGGCTGTTCCAGTGCGATCGGGGGACCCCGCTTTATTTGATCGACAAGGTCACTTACGACAAGCATGATCGTCCGCTTCACTACTCGCAGTCCCAATACTTGACCAGTAAGGTGATCTTTACGATTCATACCGGCAAGCGCGGCCCGGAGTGA
- a CDS encoding PfkB family carbohydrate kinase, translated as MKLIAIGDNVVDYYQDQRMMYPGGNALNVAVAAKRSGAESCAYLGITGDDAAASHVIECMRLEGIDASRIRRTYGPNGEAVVTLNEEGDRIFVGTNRGIRMPSLLQLKLTEDDLAYAEEYDLIHTSVNSDIEHELARLSARRPVAFDFSTRKKWDEAYLRQVCPHLTYAFFSGSDMGDSEIAELTAFVHELGVKVVGVTRGADPARFSEAGVLYAQEPMPVRIVDTMGAGDSFIGGFLASYHGKGDMREALAAAAQAAATTCGHFGAFGYGTKK; from the coding sequence ATGAAACTGATCGCGATCGGCGATAACGTGGTGGACTACTATCAGGATCAGCGAATGATGTACCCTGGGGGCAACGCCCTGAACGTAGCCGTGGCGGCGAAGCGCAGCGGGGCGGAGAGCTGCGCATACCTCGGCATCACGGGCGACGACGCGGCTGCCTCCCATGTAATCGAGTGCATGCGCCTGGAAGGCATCGACGCTTCCCGCATTCGCCGGACCTACGGTCCCAACGGCGAAGCGGTCGTGACGCTTAACGAAGAGGGGGACCGCATATTCGTCGGTACGAATCGCGGCATCCGCATGCCGTCGCTGCTGCAGCTCAAATTGACGGAAGACGATCTTGCGTATGCCGAAGAATACGACCTTATTCATACGAGCGTCAACAGCGATATCGAGCATGAGCTGGCGCGGCTGTCCGCCCGGCGTCCGGTCGCGTTCGACTTCTCGACGCGCAAGAAATGGGACGAGGCGTACTTGCGGCAGGTATGTCCGCATTTGACCTATGCGTTCTTCTCGGGCAGCGACATGGGCGATTCAGAAATTGCAGAGCTGACCGCGTTTGTGCATGAACTGGGCGTAAAAGTAGTCGGCGTGACGCGCGGAGCCGATCCGGCCCGGTTCTCCGAGGCGGGAGTCTTGTACGCGCAAGAGCCGATGCCCGTGCGAATCGTCGATACGATGGGAGCCGGCGACTCGTTTATCGGCGGATTTCTCGCTTCGTATCATGGCAAGGGAGACATGCGCGAGGCGCTTGCCGCGGCCGCGCAGGCGGCGGCGACCACCTGCGGACATTTCGGCGCGTTCGGATATGGCACGAAAAAATAG